Proteins encoded together in one Haloarcula rubripromontorii window:
- a CDS encoding metallophosphoesterase yields MDGTADDRVYYVISDLHIGGDEQLEDVEFLDELLDFLTRLETTDEDAELLINGDAFGLWEFTGMSGLEKFDALEETYPTLFEQFRKTGENIEITLIPGNHDHELAAYDEYVERFAAYNVTLVQSKSVTRPVGDKAIHLEHGNQQDPNNRIEDWGDTNVTPLGYYYNTLVTSRAGQLSDRGRYNWLKDVQAVTPTERVPVWMLSKYFYREMNPLLRYALVPFLLLFNISALLAILAALNLLGVWSAPVETTTSFLGQFGTVGTAIWVLLVVNASLAGLLLLVGIPLYLLRRDIKKTINRFGVFETDLTVDTQTPYKQAAQEVFGKTEDVVVFCYGHTHRPSVQSVDGGLVVNTGTWLKRLHRRDGIIGLLPPVFYPSYQLCAVRITAEDGRVVVEYEEVQKPSPSPEELTLTERLLTLGRRPNPELPERAVVETEQSVPTPEPAE; encoded by the coding sequence ATGGACGGCACCGCCGACGACCGCGTCTATTACGTCATCAGCGATCTTCACATCGGCGGCGACGAGCAGCTGGAGGACGTCGAATTTCTCGACGAACTGCTCGATTTTCTGACCCGGTTAGAAACCACCGACGAGGACGCCGAGTTGCTCATTAACGGTGACGCGTTCGGGCTATGGGAGTTTACCGGTATGTCGGGACTGGAGAAGTTCGACGCCCTCGAAGAGACCTATCCAACTCTGTTCGAGCAGTTTCGAAAGACCGGCGAGAACATCGAAATAACCCTGATTCCGGGGAATCACGACCACGAACTCGCAGCCTACGACGAGTACGTGGAGCGGTTCGCGGCGTACAACGTCACTCTCGTCCAGTCGAAGTCGGTGACCCGGCCGGTCGGTGACAAGGCCATCCACCTCGAACACGGTAATCAGCAGGACCCGAACAACCGCATCGAGGACTGGGGCGACACCAACGTGACGCCGCTTGGCTACTACTACAACACACTTGTCACGAGTCGGGCCGGTCAGCTCTCGGACCGGGGTCGATACAACTGGCTCAAGGATGTCCAGGCTGTGACGCCGACGGAGCGGGTTCCGGTGTGGATGCTCTCGAAGTACTTCTATCGCGAGATGAACCCCCTGTTGCGGTATGCACTGGTACCGTTCCTCTTGCTGTTCAATATCAGCGCACTCCTGGCGATTCTGGCAGCGCTGAACCTCCTCGGCGTCTGGTCCGCGCCGGTCGAAACGACGACATCGTTTCTGGGCCAGTTCGGCACGGTCGGCACCGCCATCTGGGTGCTACTTGTGGTGAATGCGTCGCTGGCCGGCCTGCTGCTGCTCGTTGGCATCCCGTTGTATCTGCTGCGCCGGGACATCAAGAAGACGATCAACCGCTTCGGGGTCTTCGAGACTGATCTGACAGTCGACACCCAGACACCGTATAAGCAGGCCGCCCAGGAAGTGTTCGGGAAAACGGAAGACGTCGTTGTCTTCTGCTACGGCCACACACACCGGCCGAGCGTACAGTCGGTTGACGGCGGCCTGGTCGTCAACACCGGGACCTGGCTCAAACGCCTCCACCGTCGGGACGGCATCATCGGGCTTCTGCCCCCGGTGTTTTACCCCTCCTACCAGCTCTGTGCGGTGCGCATCACCGCCGAAGACGGGCGGGTGGTCGTCGAGTACGAGGAAGTACAGAAACCGAGTCCCAGTCCGGAGGAGTTGACACTCACAGAGCGCCTGCTGACGCTCGGTCGGAGACCCAATCCCGAACTGCCGGAGCGTGCGGTCGTAGAAACCGAGCAGTCGGTACCTACGCCGGAGCCAGCTGAGTGA